A single genomic interval of Flavobacteriales bacterium harbors:
- the accC gene encoding acetyl-CoA carboxylase biotin carboxylase subunit: MNKILVANRGEIALRIMRSAREMGIKTVAIYSEADRNALHVRYADEAVCVGPPPSNQSYLQVDKIIQICKDLNVDAVHPGYGFLSENAKFANALEQAGVILIGPSAYSMEIMGDKLSAKAAVKSYNIPLVPGTEGAVEDLQEAIATAKEIGFPVMIKASAGGGGKGMRIVFDEASLEEEMNLAISEATSSFGNGAVFIERFVSSPRHIEIQVLADKHGNVVHLFERECSIQRRHQKVVEEAPSSVVTPEMRNRMGECAKDVARACGYIGAGTVEFLVDDKLNFYFLEMNTRLQVEHPVTEMITGIDIVKEQIRVARGEQLSFKQEDLKIHGHAIESRVYAEDPQNNFLPDIGKLERYVRPQGAGVRVDDGFEQGMDIPIYYDPMIAKLAVHAENRDEARAKMVRAIDEYQITGVKTTLSFCKFVMQHEAFASGHFDTGFVKDHFQPELLDAETAEEKEIVALMVAFQEDATSSVSARSVTGNTSVSTWKLNRTR, encoded by the coding sequence ATGAATAAGATATTGGTGGCCAATCGAGGCGAAATTGCGTTGCGCATCATGCGTTCAGCGCGAGAAATGGGGATAAAAACGGTGGCCATTTATTCTGAGGCCGACAGGAACGCCTTGCACGTGCGTTATGCTGATGAGGCCGTTTGTGTTGGTCCGCCTCCATCCAACCAGAGTTATTTGCAGGTTGATAAGATCATCCAGATCTGTAAAGACCTGAATGTGGATGCGGTGCATCCGGGTTATGGTTTCCTTTCCGAAAACGCCAAATTCGCCAATGCGCTTGAGCAAGCAGGAGTCATTCTGATTGGTCCTTCAGCATATTCTATGGAAATTATGGGGGACAAGCTTTCAGCCAAAGCTGCTGTCAAGAGCTATAATATTCCGCTCGTTCCTGGAACGGAAGGTGCGGTGGAAGACCTTCAAGAAGCCATTGCTACTGCAAAGGAAATCGGTTTTCCAGTAATGATAAAAGCGTCCGCAGGAGGTGGAGGAAAGGGAATGCGTATTGTTTTTGATGAAGCTAGTTTGGAAGAAGAAATGAACCTTGCCATCAGCGAAGCGACATCATCATTCGGAAATGGAGCGGTTTTCATTGAGCGATTTGTGAGCTCTCCTAGACACATTGAAATTCAAGTGTTGGCAGATAAGCACGGTAACGTGGTTCATTTGTTTGAACGGGAATGTTCCATCCAGCGAAGACATCAGAAAGTAGTGGAAGAAGCACCTTCATCGGTAGTTACGCCAGAAATGAGAAATCGCATGGGCGAATGCGCCAAGGATGTGGCTCGTGCCTGCGGTTATATAGGCGCTGGAACGGTTGAATTTCTGGTTGATGATAAGCTGAATTTCTATTTCTTGGAAATGAACACACGTCTTCAGGTAGAACATCCGGTCACGGAGATGATCACAGGAATCGATATCGTGAAGGAGCAGATTCGCGTAGCACGAGGCGAGCAATTGTCATTCAAGCAAGAAGACCTGAAAATCCATGGACACGCCATTGAGTCGCGTGTGTATGCAGAAGATCCGCAGAATAATTTCCTGCCAGACATTGGCAAATTGGAGCGTTACGTTCGGCCTCAAGGCGCGGGTGTTCGTGTGGATGATGGTTTTGAACAAGGCATGGACATTCCGATCTATTATGATCCAATGATTGCCAAATTGGCCGTGCATGCCGAAAACCGTGATGAAGCTCGTGCCAAGATGGTGCGTGCGATTGATGAATACCAGATCACGGGAGTGAAAACGACCTTGTCATTTTGCAAATTCGTAATGCAGCATGAAGCTTTTGCATCGGGGCATTTTGATACTGGTTTTGTAAAGGATCATTTTCAACCGGAATTGTTGGATGCCGAGACTGCCGAGGAAAAGGAAATTGTGGCTTTGATGGTTGCTTTTCAAGAAGATGCGACAAGCTCAGTTTCTGCTAGATCAGTTACTGGAAATACTTCCGTTTCTACTTGGAAATTGAATCGGACGAGGTAA
- a CDS encoding DUF4294 domain-containing protein, with product MLFILLSFCCFSAEAQTADAATKGGKRTFPSNRVQEKDSTASALINGKLYSAIIVNGDTIPIIGLPAARVTAKRVFKNKAASKKYYRLVYHVKKVLPYAKLAGKRMREVEEEVKDMTPKERKKRMKLLEKEIKRDYEGELTKLSFTQGRILIKLLDRETGSISYDIVKEFRGGFTAWFFQGVAKMFDYDLKSEYDATGDDKLIEEIVVKIENGEL from the coding sequence ATGTTGTTCATCCTTCTTTCATTTTGTTGCTTCTCTGCAGAAGCACAAACAGCGGATGCCGCCACGAAAGGAGGAAAGAGGACGTTTCCAAGTAATCGTGTTCAAGAGAAAGATTCCACTGCATCAGCTTTGATCAATGGGAAATTGTACAGCGCCATTATCGTCAATGGAGATACGATTCCTATTATCGGCCTTCCAGCGGCCAGAGTGACAGCGAAGCGCGTTTTCAAGAACAAAGCAGCCAGCAAAAAGTATTACCGCTTGGTTTATCACGTGAAAAAAGTGTTGCCTTACGCTAAGTTGGCCGGAAAGCGCATGCGAGAAGTGGAAGAGGAAGTAAAAGACATGACTCCAAAGGAGCGAAAGAAACGCATGAAACTCTTGGAGAAAGAGATCAAACGCGATTACGAAGGGGAATTGACGAAGCTTTCATTCACGCAAGGGCGAATTCTGATCAAACTTCTTGATCGTGAAACGGGAAGCATTTCCTACGACATAGTCAAAGAATTCCGAGGTGGTTTTACAGCTTGGTTCTTTCAAGGCGTTGCCAAAATGTTCGACTATGACCTCAAATCTGAATACGATGCAACAGGTGACGATAAGTTGATTGAAGAAATTGTAGTTAAGATTGAAAACGGGGAATTGTAA
- the uvrB gene encoding excinuclease ABC subunit UvrB, translated as MGDQPTAIKQLVEGVEAGEKDQVLLGVTGSGKTFTMANVIAQTGRPTLILSHNKTLAAQLFGEFKQFFPNNAVEYYVSYYDYYQPEAYLPASDTYIEKDLQINDEIEKHRLSAASTLLSGRRDVVVVSSVSCIYGIGNPTDFQNNTVEIKVGQLISREKFLHSLVSSLYARSNETLERGQFRVKGDTIDVYLAYADYAYRVFFFGDEIEEIEKIDPKNGSTFERLQRAVIYPANNFVTSKDTLLQKIWQIQEDMVKQTDYFKEIGKPLEAKRLQERVEYDIEMMRELGYCSGIENYSRYFDGRSAGTRPFCLMDYFPDDFLMFIDESHVTVSQIGAMYGGDRSRKINLVEYGFRLPSAMDNRPLKFDEFESITNQMIYVSATPADYELEKSGGVVAEQIIRPTGLLDPIIEVRPSVNQVDDLLDMVDKTVKKGERILVTTLTKRMAEELAKYMARLNVKCRYIHSEVDTVERVEILRDLRLGNFDVLIGINLLREGLDLPEVSLVAILDADKEGFLRSSRSLTQTAGRAARNVNGLVIMYADKITKSMQQTIDETERRREKQIKFNTENGLVPTALNKSREAIMSQTSVAGSMKRRERYDIQTDINQAAEEGIEYLSKDELKKRLAQTRVQMERAAKELDFIEAARYRDEMKKIELQINS; from the coding sequence ATGGGCGATCAGCCCACGGCAATCAAGCAATTGGTGGAAGGCGTAGAGGCTGGCGAGAAAGATCAGGTTCTGTTAGGCGTTACGGGTTCAGGCAAGACATTCACGATGGCGAATGTGATTGCACAAACTGGTCGTCCAACGCTCATTCTCAGCCACAATAAAACGCTGGCCGCGCAGCTTTTTGGTGAGTTCAAGCAGTTCTTTCCGAATAATGCGGTTGAATATTACGTTTCGTACTACGATTACTACCAGCCCGAAGCCTATCTGCCCGCTTCTGACACCTATATTGAAAAAGACCTACAGATAAACGATGAGATTGAAAAGCATCGTTTGAGTGCTGCTTCTACCCTACTTTCCGGTAGGCGCGATGTGGTTGTGGTTTCGTCTGTTTCCTGCATTTACGGCATCGGAAATCCAACCGATTTTCAAAACAATACGGTCGAGATCAAGGTCGGGCAATTGATAAGCCGCGAGAAATTCCTGCATAGTTTGGTGTCCAGCCTTTACGCACGTTCCAACGAAACGTTGGAGCGGGGACAATTCCGTGTGAAAGGCGACACAATTGACGTGTACTTGGCCTATGCCGATTACGCTTACCGCGTGTTCTTCTTTGGCGATGAGATTGAGGAGATTGAAAAGATAGACCCGAAAAACGGTTCAACATTCGAGCGTCTCCAACGTGCCGTTATCTATCCTGCCAACAACTTCGTGACTTCGAAAGACACGCTGCTTCAGAAGATCTGGCAGATCCAAGAAGACATGGTGAAGCAGACCGATTATTTCAAAGAGATCGGAAAGCCTTTGGAAGCCAAGCGACTTCAAGAAAGAGTTGAATACGACATCGAAATGATGCGCGAATTGGGTTATTGTTCGGGTATCGAGAATTACTCCCGCTACTTCGATGGTCGGTCGGCAGGAACCCGTCCATTCTGCCTGATGGATTATTTCCCAGACGATTTTCTGATGTTCATTGACGAAAGCCACGTTACCGTTTCGCAGATCGGAGCGATGTACGGTGGTGACCGAAGCCGAAAGATCAACTTGGTTGAATACGGATTTCGACTTCCTTCCGCCATGGACAATCGCCCATTGAAGTTTGACGAGTTTGAGAGCATTACTAATCAGATGATCTACGTTTCCGCAACTCCAGCTGATTATGAATTGGAAAAAAGCGGTGGCGTTGTGGCTGAGCAGATCATTCGTCCAACAGGACTTTTGGACCCGATCATAGAAGTCCGTCCAAGTGTCAATCAGGTGGATGATCTGCTTGACATGGTTGATAAAACGGTGAAGAAAGGCGAGCGTATCCTCGTCACCACACTCACCAAACGAATGGCTGAAGAACTGGCCAAATACATGGCCCGTTTGAACGTAAAGTGCCGTTATATCCATTCGGAAGTTGACACGGTGGAACGCGTGGAGATTCTTCGTGATCTGCGACTCGGAAACTTCGATGTGCTGATCGGCATCAATCTACTTCGTGAAGGTTTGGACCTTCCAGAAGTAAGTCTTGTTGCCATTTTGGATGCTGATAAAGAAGGATTTCTTCGTTCGTCACGTTCGCTCACTCAAACTGCTGGTCGCGCTGCCAGAAACGTGAACGGACTCGTGATCATGTACGCAGATAAGATCACGAAATCGATGCAACAGACGATTGACGAGACTGAACGCAGACGCGAAAAACAGATCAAGTTCAACACCGAAAATGGATTGGTGCCAACTGCGCTGAACAAATCTCGTGAAGCGATAATGAGCCAGACTTCTGTAGCGGGCAGCATGAAACGCAGAGAACGCTACGACATTCAAACGGACATTAACCAAGCTGCCGAAGAAGGCATTGAGTACTTGAGTAAAGACGAGTTGAAAAAACGCTTGGCACAAACACGTGTGCAAATGGAACGTGCTGCCAAGGAACTTGATTTTATTGAAGCAGCCCGTTATCGGGATGAAATGAAGAAGATCGAATTGCAGATCAATTCATAG
- a CDS encoding heme-binding domain-containing protein: MSKTRKILVPIVLILGLIQFIPFERESVTVDEAAKFTTDNIEVQNILDKACMDCHSNETNYPWYANVVPVNYWLQNHVIEGCEHLNFSEWNSYPLEDQKHAAKEIVEVVEEKEMPMLFYWLIHWEAKLTDAERTTLVEYFKSL; encoded by the coding sequence ATGTCAAAAACCAGAAAAATCCTCGTCCCAATTGTGTTGATCTTGGGATTGATCCAATTTATTCCCTTCGAAAGAGAATCGGTGACGGTTGACGAAGCAGCCAAGTTCACTACAGACAACATCGAAGTGCAGAACATCCTCGACAAAGCTTGTATGGACTGTCATTCAAATGAGACCAACTATCCGTGGTACGCCAATGTGGTTCCAGTAAATTATTGGCTCCAAAATCATGTTATTGAAGGATGTGAGCACCTGAATTTTTCAGAATGGAACTCATATCCTTTGGAAGACCAGAAACACGCTGCAAAAGAGATTGTAGAAGTAGTTGAAGAGAAGGAAATGCCGATGCTTTTTTACTGGTTGATCCACTGGGAGGCGAAACTGACGGATGCGGAAAGGACGACATTGGTTGAATATTTTAAATCCCTGTAG
- the msrA gene encoding peptide-methionine (S)-S-oxide reductase MsrA — MKYSIAIIAVILIGAMTIFGTEKTATKMDSTNEAALEKATFGAGCFWCVEAMFLNVKGVTSVVSGYSGGSIKNPSYREVCTGTTGHAEVIQVTYDPDIVSYETLLEAFWLSHDPTQLNRQGADVGTQYRSVIFYHNATQEMLAKEYKSRLNAEDAYGAPVVTEISAFTVFYPAEDYHQDYYAQNPGNSYCSMVVGPKLEKFRKAFKQKAVN, encoded by the coding sequence ATGAAGTATTCAATAGCAATCATAGCAGTAATTCTCATCGGGGCGATGACTATTTTCGGAACCGAAAAAACAGCAACTAAAATGGACAGTACTAACGAAGCAGCATTGGAAAAAGCAACATTTGGCGCAGGATGTTTTTGGTGTGTGGAAGCTATGTTTCTGAACGTGAAAGGCGTGACGAGCGTGGTTTCAGGCTACAGCGGTGGAAGCATCAAGAACCCATCATACAGAGAAGTTTGTACGGGCACGACCGGACATGCTGAGGTCATTCAGGTTACCTACGACCCAGATATCGTCTCCTATGAAACGCTTTTGGAAGCCTTTTGGCTTTCGCACGACCCAACGCAACTCAACCGCCAAGGCGCAGATGTTGGAACGCAGTATCGTTCCGTCATTTTCTATCACAACGCCACGCAGGAAATGCTTGCTAAGGAATACAAAAGTCGCCTGAATGCTGAAGATGCTTATGGTGCGCCAGTGGTGACTGAGATTTCAGCTTTCACGGTTTTCTATCCTGCCGAAGATTATCATCAGGACTATTACGCACAGAATCCGGGCAATTCCTATTGCTCGATGGTGGTTGGTCCGAAGTTGGAGAAGTTCAGAAAGGCGTTTAAGCAGAAGGCTGTCAATTAA
- a CDS encoding NAD(P)/FAD-dependent oxidoreductase: MRHTPIKPSYDVVIIGAGISGLTSAALLSRAGLSVGVFEMDSRPGGYLAGFRRKDFRFDSAIHWLNQCGPRGLVTRVFDFIGNDHPTALSQPNIKRYQGDNYDYLLTDKPDDFKEELIKLFPHEKDGIERFFKDAKQIGAAFDGLPAFSRSLETMGFVEKFFFNMKRLNFAMAFLKHIRFTGPEGTVKGLQRYFKDPAMLKIFGSEEELLSALVPIGWAYYGDYQSPPKGGSQVFPEWLVHVVETLGNDVCYQCRVEKIDLENGQAVGLSLDRKGEKISVKAKHIIAACDVEALYERMLPETAIPAIIKEKLNKAQLYSSAVTVSLGIDCPVEELGLDDAMLFIVRDDVKRTEHNAGDPHKAGISVLAPSFRDPSLAPAGKGTMTIYCYATFNQNDKWKTEVDANGKLVRGEAYHKFKQEFADILIDRVEKKLGKEIRSHIEYCDIATPITHWRYTGNRDGSLMGARPGKANMQAKIAGHRTPVKNLWLSGHWADLGGGVPIAVKTGMNAALLVMKELSPKAFKVLAEYVDVKITKAQADRSGVFSDYDNSWVQELTPAEKKLKRLENSES, encoded by the coding sequence ATGCGTCATACACCCATCAAACCATCCTATGATGTGGTCATTATCGGTGCAGGAATCAGCGGATTGACCTCTGCTGCACTTCTCAGCCGTGCTGGACTTTCCGTTGGCGTTTTCGAAATGGACAGTCGTCCGGGAGGTTATCTCGCAGGTTTCCGAAGAAAGGATTTTCGCTTCGATAGTGCCATCCATTGGCTCAACCAATGTGGTCCACGTGGATTGGTAACACGTGTTTTCGATTTCATCGGAAACGACCATCCAACTGCGCTTTCCCAACCCAACATCAAGCGCTATCAAGGAGATAATTACGATTATCTGCTAACTGATAAGCCTGATGATTTCAAAGAAGAACTCATCAAGCTTTTTCCGCATGAAAAAGATGGAATTGAACGTTTTTTCAAGGATGCGAAGCAGATCGGTGCTGCCTTCGATGGTCTGCCAGCTTTCTCACGCTCATTGGAAACGATGGGTTTTGTGGAGAAATTCTTCTTCAATATGAAGCGCTTGAATTTTGCGATGGCTTTCCTGAAACACATTCGTTTCACTGGCCCAGAAGGAACAGTGAAAGGATTGCAACGCTATTTCAAGGATCCTGCGATGCTGAAGATTTTTGGTTCGGAAGAGGAATTGCTTTCGGCTTTGGTGCCGATTGGTTGGGCATATTATGGCGATTATCAAAGTCCACCGAAAGGCGGAAGTCAGGTATTTCCTGAGTGGCTCGTACATGTGGTAGAAACGTTGGGAAACGATGTCTGCTACCAATGTCGCGTTGAGAAAATTGACCTTGAAAACGGTCAAGCTGTTGGGCTTTCGCTCGATAGAAAAGGCGAAAAGATCAGCGTAAAAGCGAAGCACATCATTGCCGCTTGCGATGTGGAAGCGCTTTACGAGCGCATGCTTCCAGAAACAGCCATTCCAGCCATCATCAAGGAGAAACTGAATAAGGCGCAGCTTTACAGTTCGGCTGTTACAGTTTCGCTTGGAATTGACTGTCCCGTGGAAGAACTGGGCTTGGATGACGCGATGCTTTTCATCGTTCGCGATGATGTAAAACGAACCGAGCACAACGCTGGAGACCCGCATAAAGCAGGTATCAGTGTGCTAGCACCTTCGTTCCGCGATCCTTCCCTCGCACCTGCAGGAAAAGGCACCATGACCATTTATTGCTACGCGACTTTCAATCAGAACGATAAATGGAAGACTGAAGTCGATGCGAACGGCAAACTCGTTCGTGGCGAAGCTTACCACAAATTCAAGCAGGAATTCGCGGATATTCTGATTGATCGTGTGGAGAAAAAACTGGGTAAGGAAATCCGTTCACACATCGAATATTGCGACATCGCCACGCCAATTACACACTGGCGTTACACTGGAAACCGCGATGGTTCGCTGATGGGTGCGCGACCTGGAAAAGCGAACATGCAGGCCAAAATTGCTGGTCATCGAACGCCTGTTAAAAATCTTTGGCTGAGCGGACATTGGGCCGATCTGGGCGGTGGTGTTCCTATCGCTGTCAAGACAGGTATGAATGCCGCGTTGCTGGTCATGAAAGAACTGTCGCCAAAGGCGTTCAAGGTTTTGGCTGAATACGTGGATGTAAAGATCACAAAAGCTCAAGCCGACAGATCGGGAGTGTTCTCAGATTACGACAATTCTTGGGTTCAGGAATTGACGCCAGCCGAGAAGAAGCTGAAGAGACTTGAGAATTCCGAGTCTTAA
- a CDS encoding tryptophan 7-halogenase: protein MKNIDVLVIGAGPSGSVAASHLANQGYKVTIVERSKFPRFVIGESLLPISMEHYEETGLLPALEAKNFEIKEGALFSLGEKDFRISFDDNFTSGWTYAWQAPRDEFDMTLANETEKKGVEILYETSLGEINFNENGATFSVENVKGTTDYSARFVIDSSGYGGVLAKMLEIPTHISPTSNMATYTHFVDDTRDTFPTPMQISFDILETDLWLWVIPFNNGVTSLGFVGNKKYFGEFTTEGADVNAAFNNMFKRSKKFGERFKDKTYKFTPKVHTDYMRSSERFFGNKYVLTGNTTEFLDPVFSSGVAFATTSGLTAAKLVDRELKGENVDWQKDYVEFLEYGIDVFRTYVREWYTGDLQKIFFHVNINPLMKQQLTSVLAGYVWDKTNPFVRKHKTIINTLAQVVDIEKMKKTTA from the coding sequence ATGAAGAACATTGATGTATTAGTGATCGGGGCGGGACCGTCCGGTTCGGTGGCCGCTTCGCACTTGGCAAACCAAGGTTATAAGGTGACGATCGTGGAACGCAGCAAGTTCCCACGTTTTGTGATCGGTGAAAGTCTGCTTCCCATTTCGATGGAGCATTACGAGGAAACAGGATTGTTGCCTGCGTTGGAAGCAAAGAATTTTGAGATAAAGGAAGGTGCGCTTTTCAGTTTAGGCGAGAAGGATTTTCGCATTTCGTTCGATGACAACTTCACTTCTGGTTGGACCTACGCTTGGCAGGCTCCGCGAGATGAATTTGACATGACACTTGCAAACGAGACAGAGAAAAAAGGTGTCGAAATTCTGTACGAAACGTCACTTGGAGAAATTAATTTCAACGAGAACGGAGCCACATTCAGCGTGGAGAACGTAAAGGGAACGACCGATTATTCCGCTCGATTTGTGATTGATAGTAGCGGTTACGGAGGAGTTTTGGCGAAGATGTTGGAGATTCCGACACACATTTCGCCAACCAGCAACATGGCCACTTACACGCATTTTGTGGACGACACGCGCGATACCTTCCCAACACCGATGCAGATTTCGTTCGACATTCTCGAAACCGATCTTTGGTTGTGGGTCATTCCGTTCAATAATGGAGTGACATCTCTCGGATTTGTAGGAAACAAGAAGTATTTCGGTGAGTTTACGACCGAAGGTGCAGATGTGAATGCAGCCTTCAATAATATGTTCAAACGCTCGAAGAAATTCGGAGAGCGTTTTAAGGATAAGACCTACAAATTCACTCCGAAAGTTCATACCGATTACATGCGTTCGTCTGAGCGATTCTTCGGTAACAAATACGTTTTGACAGGAAATACCACTGAATTCCTGGATCCTGTCTTCTCTTCAGGAGTTGCTTTTGCAACTACTTCTGGATTGACAGCCGCCAAACTCGTTGACCGCGAATTGAAGGGCGAAAACGTGGATTGGCAGAAAGATTACGTTGAGTTTTTGGAATACGGAATTGACGTTTTCAGAACCTACGTTCGCGAATGGTACACGGGCGATCTTCAGAAGATCTTCTTCCATGTGAACATTAATCCGTTAATGAAGCAACAACTTACTTCTGTGCTGGCGGGCTACGTTTGGGACAAGACCAATCCCTTCGTTCGCAAGCACAAAACCATCATCAATACATTGGCACAAGTGGTTGATATTGAGAAGATGAAGAAAACAACGGCTTAA
- a CDS encoding NAD(P)/FAD-dependent oxidoreductase: MAENINDFVIIGSGLGGLQCAYILADHGFSVCVLEKNQQLGGSLQVFSRDKTVFDTGVHYLPALDKGQALHSYFKYFGLTGSVKWKKMDTLFDQISFEDGSKFHHASSWKGFENTLISDFPQEENAIRTYSETIQKVVKTFPLDELEYNEKDHTDDALLEICAKEFIDGLTQNEKLRAVLAGSNLLYAGSSEKCPLYVHALVTHGYVQSAYRCVDGGSQLAKELAKRIREKGGEVLRRKKVVSFELENGELKSATTEDGVTYRGEHFISNIQPRMLLQMIGKEHFKPAFYNRMQKAQNTLSSFTVHLVCKPNSFPYLNQNVYHHTSDDVWAKPDYLEAEWPLQFMLSTPASSKSAEFAEGISIMTYMRFDEVETWKESHNTIVNPGFRGETYEEFKTRKTDLLLDAVEKRFPEIRACIQSVHASTPLTFRDYIGSDDGNMYGTEKDFRKTLTNFISPKTKIPNLWLTGQYLNLHGIFGVTISSIVTCSQFLDKKELLERIKRAE, from the coding sequence ATGGCTGAGAACATTAACGACTTTGTGATCATCGGTAGCGGATTGGGCGGTTTGCAATGCGCCTACATTTTGGCCGACCACGGCTTCAGCGTTTGTGTGCTGGAAAAGAACCAGCAACTGGGCGGTTCCTTGCAGGTTTTCAGCAGAGATAAGACGGTTTTCGATACGGGCGTGCACTATCTGCCAGCATTGGATAAGGGCCAAGCGCTTCACTCCTACTTCAAGTATTTTGGGTTGACCGGCAGTGTAAAATGGAAGAAAATGGATACGCTTTTCGACCAGATCAGTTTTGAGGATGGTTCGAAGTTCCATCATGCCAGTTCATGGAAGGGGTTTGAAAACACGCTCATCTCCGATTTCCCTCAGGAAGAAAACGCTATCCGAACGTATTCTGAAACCATTCAAAAAGTGGTAAAAACGTTTCCGTTGGATGAACTCGAATACAACGAGAAAGACCACACCGATGATGCACTTCTAGAAATCTGTGCCAAGGAATTCATCGATGGTTTGACGCAGAACGAAAAGCTGCGAGCCGTGCTGGCAGGTTCGAATTTGCTGTATGCTGGTTCATCTGAGAAATGTCCGCTTTACGTGCATGCGTTGGTAACGCACGGGTACGTTCAGAGTGCTTACCGTTGTGTGGATGGTGGTTCGCAATTAGCTAAGGAGTTGGCCAAGCGCATCAGAGAAAAAGGCGGTGAAGTGCTGCGAAGAAAGAAGGTTGTCTCCTTTGAATTAGAAAATGGAGAATTGAAATCTGCTACAACCGAAGACGGAGTCACGTATCGAGGCGAACATTTCATCTCCAACATCCAGCCGAGAATGCTTCTGCAAATGATCGGGAAGGAGCATTTCAAACCTGCTTTTTACAACCGCATGCAAAAGGCGCAGAATACGCTTTCGAGCTTTACAGTTCACCTCGTTTGCAAGCCGAATTCGTTCCCATACTTGAACCAGAACGTTTATCATCATACTTCAGATGACGTTTGGGCAAAACCTGATTACTTAGAAGCGGAATGGCCGTTGCAATTCATGCTCAGCACGCCAGCTTCGTCAAAATCTGCAGAGTTTGCTGAAGGAATTTCCATCATGACGTACATGCGCTTTGATGAAGTAGAAACGTGGAAAGAAAGTCACAACACAATTGTAAATCCTGGCTTTCGGGGCGAGACGTATGAAGAATTCAAAACTCGTAAGACTGACCTGTTGTTGGACGCTGTAGAAAAACGATTTCCAGAGATCCGTGCTTGCATTCAAAGCGTGCATGCTTCCACTCCGCTTACCTTCCGCGATTATATTGGTAGCGATGACGGCAACATGTATGGTACAGAAAAAGATTTTCGCAAAACGCTGACCAATTTCATCTCACCGAAAACAAAAATCCCCAACCTTTGGCTCACGGGACAATATTTGAACCTCCATGGCATCTTTGGTGTTACCATCAGTTCAATAGTCACTTGTAGCCAATTTTTAGATAAAAAAGAATTACTCGAACGCATAAAACGTGCTGAATGA